The Litchfieldia alkalitelluris genome has a window encoding:
- the glnA gene encoding type I glutamate--ammonia ligase has protein sequence MAETKVSQINENTLTVEKIKDIINAKSVELLHLQFVDIEGILKNVTVTSAQLEDVIDNKMMFDGSSIKGFSPINKSDLYLAPDLSTFAVLPWTVEEGYSEARFLCSVKNPDGTLFEGDTRNVLKKTVERAADKGYTISIGPELEFFLFKADENGNPTVQLGDNAGYFEPSPKDFGERVRLEIYKALKAMGFTIEASHHEVAEGQHEINFKYADALGAADLATTYKWVVKTVAQQHGLHATFMPKPVFGINGSGMHVNMSFFKDGENVFFDVDGKHQLSEEAYQFIAGVLENVKSFVAVTNPLVNSYKRLVPGYEAPCYIAWSPSNRSALIRIPAKRGLATRVELRCPDPSSNPYLTFAVIAAAGLDGIEKGLTAPASIDEDIFHMSEEERFGFGIENLPGSLDAAVAELENGEIGLKTLGKHVYNEYVSMKKAEWDNYRTAVHTWELVNYQAKF, from the coding sequence ATGGCGGAAACTAAAGTATCTCAAATAAATGAAAATACATTAACAGTTGAAAAAATCAAAGACATTATTAATGCTAAATCAGTCGAACTATTACATCTTCAATTTGTTGATATTGAAGGTATATTAAAAAATGTGACAGTTACTTCTGCACAGTTAGAAGATGTTATTGACAATAAAATGATGTTTGACGGATCATCAATTAAAGGTTTCTCGCCTATAAACAAGTCGGATTTGTATCTGGCGCCTGATTTATCAACATTTGCAGTATTACCTTGGACTGTAGAAGAAGGATATTCAGAAGCTAGATTCTTATGCTCTGTTAAAAACCCAGATGGTACTCTTTTCGAAGGTGATACTCGTAATGTTTTAAAAAAGACAGTAGAGCGTGCGGCGGATAAAGGCTATACTATTTCAATCGGGCCAGAGTTAGAATTCTTTTTGTTCAAAGCCGACGAAAACGGAAATCCTACTGTTCAATTAGGTGATAACGCTGGTTATTTTGAACCATCACCAAAGGATTTCGGTGAGCGTGTTCGTTTAGAAATTTATAAAGCTTTGAAAGCTATGGGCTTTACAATCGAAGCTTCTCATCACGAAGTTGCAGAAGGTCAACATGAGATTAACTTTAAATACGCCGATGCACTTGGTGCTGCAGACTTAGCAACTACTTATAAATGGGTCGTGAAAACAGTAGCACAACAACATGGATTACATGCTACTTTTATGCCAAAGCCAGTATTTGGAATTAACGGATCAGGAATGCACGTAAATATGTCGTTCTTTAAAGATGGGGAAAATGTATTTTTTGATGTTGATGGTAAGCACCAACTTTCAGAAGAAGCATACCAGTTCATCGCAGGAGTACTTGAAAATGTGAAGAGTTTTGTTGCTGTAACAAACCCACTTGTTAACTCATATAAGCGTCTCGTTCCTGGTTATGAAGCTCCTTGCTATATTGCTTGGTCACCTTCAAATCGATCAGCATTAATCCGCATTCCAGCTAAACGTGGGCTAGCGACACGTGTTGAATTGCGCTGTCCAGATCCTTCTTCAAATCCGTACTTAACATTTGCTGTAATTGCAGCAGCAGGTCTTGATGGTATCGAAAAGGGTTTAACAGCACCAGCTTCTATTGACGAGGATATCTTCCACATGTCTGAAGAAGAACGCTTTGGCTTTGGTATCGAAAATCTACCTGGAAGCTTAGATGCAGCAGTTGCTGAGCTTGAAAATGGAGAAATTGGACTTAAGACTCTTGGAAAACATGTCTATAACGAATATGTTTCAATGAAGAAAGCTGAATGGGATAACTATCGCACAGCTGTCCACACATGGGAATTAGTAAACTATCAAGCAAAGTTTTAA
- a CDS encoding mismatch-specific DNA-glycosylase, which yields MKPIPDILSNNLDILFVGFNPSIRSSETGHHFANPNNRFWTILHKAGITPRKYVSEEDQKMLELGIGLTNIVARPTKAADEITKDEYQKGREELKTKIKQVKPKIVCFVGKGVYLQYSFRKKSPWGLQEESVLNGIYDFVAPSSSGLVRMKLDEIVEIYQKLPELILTIKKGEDKSKGSD from the coding sequence ATGAAGCCTATACCTGATATATTATCTAATAACCTAGATATTCTTTTTGTTGGATTTAACCCCAGCATCCGTTCAAGTGAAACAGGTCATCATTTTGCAAATCCTAATAATCGTTTTTGGACCATATTACATAAAGCAGGAATTACACCTAGAAAATATGTGTCAGAAGAAGATCAAAAAATGTTAGAATTAGGAATTGGATTAACAAATATAGTAGCTAGACCTACAAAAGCAGCTGATGAAATTACTAAAGATGAATACCAAAAGGGAAGAGAAGAACTAAAAACTAAAATAAAGCAGGTTAAACCAAAGATAGTTTGTTTTGTAGGTAAAGGAGTCTATCTTCAATACAGTTTTAGAAAGAAAAGTCCTTGGGGTCTTCAAGAAGAATCCGTACTTAATGGAATATATGATTTTGTTGCTCCGTCTTCAAGTGGACTAGTTAGGATGAAGTTGGACGAAATTGTAGAAATCTATCAAAAATTACCTGAACTCATTTTAACAATTAAAAAAGGTGAGGATAAATCAAAAGGTTCTGATTAG
- a CDS encoding YitT family protein, whose translation MNIFKNLMFVFLGLCLTSFGIKILSLSNLTFGGTAGIASILTYVSDTSWGLWFFIVNLPFFIISLQQLGKWFTVSSLLSITAISFIRDFLDLLNISITINALFASLLAGLLIGIGVTFVLNNGSSLGGIHILGLFFEQKLGLNRGLVIFICDSLIILCAIAIVGWSQALYSVLCIFIASHIIGRYKKSPIREVDSVEVGAVESGNVQ comes from the coding sequence ATGAATATATTTAAAAATTTAATGTTTGTATTTTTAGGATTGTGTTTAACCTCATTCGGTATAAAAATATTATCTCTTTCTAACTTAACTTTTGGTGGAACGGCTGGAATTGCTTCGATATTAACATATGTTTCAGACACCTCTTGGGGCTTATGGTTTTTTATAGTTAACCTTCCGTTTTTTATTATTTCCCTCCAGCAATTAGGCAAATGGTTCACTGTCTCTAGCCTCTTATCAATCACAGCTATATCTTTTATTCGTGATTTTCTCGATCTATTAAACATTTCAATAACAATAAATGCATTGTTTGCATCTTTGCTCGCGGGTCTTTTAATAGGCATTGGTGTAACATTCGTGTTGAATAATGGATCATCTTTAGGAGGTATACACATACTGGGTTTGTTTTTCGAACAAAAACTTGGACTGAATCGTGGATTGGTCATCTTTATTTGTGATTCCTTAATAATCCTTTGTGCGATTGCAATTGTAGGTTGGTCTCAAGCTTTATATTCAGTTTTGTGTATATTTATTGCAAGCCACATAATTGGTAGATATAAAAAATCTCCAATTAGAGAAGTAGATTCCGTTGAAGTTGGGGCTGTAGAAAGTGGTAATGTACAATAA
- a CDS encoding Cof-type HAD-IIB family hydrolase gives MKCVSLDLDGTLLNSEHIISNEDRETVNLLKDTGYQVIINTGRQYKDIIKIHGVKELNCPIICLNGSMIYSATGEIIYETTIDPTLYSELIRLLKELEVGILVYTNKGGFPATLPLLHNKSLEEINKMFAEQDYYSILKIEDIKIYKLIAWVDHSQLEKIQMVKEHLRKFASIACSSSFPNNVEITSSEAQKGKAIRRFESLTGVSFSEIYSFGDGGNDISQFEISTASFAMDNAPEEIKEKASHVTKSNNESGVSFAIKHILELI, from the coding sequence ATGAAGTGTGTTTCACTTGACTTAGACGGAACGTTACTTAATTCAGAACATATCATTTCAAACGAAGATAGAGAAACAGTAAACCTCTTAAAGGATACTGGCTATCAAGTTATCATAAACACAGGTCGTCAGTACAAAGATATTATTAAGATACATGGAGTAAAGGAGCTTAACTGTCCAATCATTTGCTTAAACGGCTCAATGATTTATTCTGCTACTGGAGAAATCATTTATGAAACTACTATTGATCCAACACTTTATAGTGAGTTAATAAGACTTCTAAAGGAACTTGAGGTCGGTATCTTAGTTTATACAAATAAAGGTGGTTTTCCAGCAACATTACCTCTTTTACATAATAAATCTTTAGAGGAAATCAACAAAATGTTTGCTGAACAAGACTACTATAGTATTTTAAAGATAGAGGATATTAAGATTTATAAATTGATTGCGTGGGTTGATCATTCTCAGCTTGAAAAGATTCAAATGGTTAAAGAGCACCTTCGAAAGTTTGCTTCCATTGCATGTTCATCCTCTTTTCCTAATAACGTAGAGATTACATCTTCTGAAGCACAAAAAGGAAAAGCGATAAGACGCTTTGAAAGCTTAACAGGCGTATCTTTTTCTGAAATTTATTCGTTTGGTGATGGAGGTAATGATATCTCTCAATTTGAGATTTCAACAGCTTCGTTTGCAATGGATAATGCTCCTGAAGAGATAAAAGAAAAGGCATCACATGTTACTAAAAGCAATAATGAGAGTGGAGTTTCATTTGCGATTAAGCATATATTAGAGCTAATTTGA
- a CDS encoding exonuclease SbcCD subunit D: MKIFHTADWHLGKLVQGVYMTEDQQYILDQFVQQIELEKPDAVIIAGDLYDRAVPPTEAVTLLDQVLEKIVIDLKTPVLAIAGNHDSPGRLNFGSNLMKKHGYFIKGQISKELEPVVLNDEFGEVHFHLIPYVDPSIVRDIFEDEDVRTHNDAMKKITEHIVNNYDKNARHVFVGHAFVTPYGENQENTSDSERPLSIGGAEYVSGEHFKAFHYTALGHLHKAHFVLSENIRYSGSLLKYSISEEMHKKGFNIIELDGSGQISVERRLLIPIRDMRTVEGTMKELLLHSYNEDYVFVRLLDDTTVLTPMEKIRSVYPNAMHVERKIQKLNSNDDKSHQTIERHKLTDIDLFKAFYEEVKGTTVTEETEAIFVDVLQELLLEQNEHKNTQKKSVKI, translated from the coding sequence ATGAAAATTTTTCATACAGCAGATTGGCATTTAGGAAAACTTGTCCAAGGTGTATATATGACAGAGGATCAACAATATATTTTAGACCAATTTGTTCAGCAAATAGAGTTAGAAAAACCAGATGCGGTTATCATTGCTGGAGATTTATATGATCGAGCAGTCCCTCCTACTGAAGCCGTTACTTTACTTGACCAGGTGTTAGAAAAAATCGTTATTGATTTAAAGACACCCGTTCTAGCAATAGCAGGTAATCATGATAGTCCCGGTCGACTGAATTTCGGAAGTAACCTTATGAAAAAACATGGCTACTTCATTAAAGGGCAAATAAGTAAAGAACTCGAACCAGTTGTTCTCAATGATGAATTTGGAGAAGTACATTTTCATCTAATCCCATACGTAGATCCAAGTATAGTGCGTGATATTTTTGAAGATGAGGATGTACGTACACACAATGATGCAATGAAAAAGATTACAGAACATATTGTCAATAATTACGATAAAAATGCAAGACATGTTTTTGTAGGACATGCCTTTGTAACTCCATATGGTGAAAATCAGGAAAATACTAGTGATTCTGAACGCCCACTGTCAATAGGTGGAGCAGAGTATGTAAGTGGTGAGCATTTCAAAGCTTTTCACTACACGGCACTAGGGCACTTACACAAGGCTCACTTTGTCTTAAGTGAAAATATTCGTTATTCTGGTTCTCTACTAAAATACTCCATTTCAGAGGAAATGCATAAAAAAGGTTTTAATATTATTGAACTTGACGGCTCTGGTCAGATAAGTGTAGAAAGAAGACTACTCATTCCAATCCGTGATATGAGGACGGTTGAAGGAACAATGAAAGAACTATTACTACATTCATATAATGAAGATTATGTATTTGTACGATTACTAGATGATACAACTGTATTAACACCTATGGAAAAAATTCGATCTGTATATCCAAATGCAATGCATGTTGAAAGGAAAATCCAAAAATTAAATAGTAATGATGATAAAAGTCATCAAACAATAGAACGACATAAATTAACCGATATTGACTTATTCAAGGCTTTCTATGAAGAAGTAAAGGGTACGACTGTTACAGAAGAAACAGAGGCTATATTTGTGGATGTTTTACAGGAGCTTTTATTAGAACAAAATGAACATAAAAATACTCAGAAGAAATCAGTGAAAATTTAA
- a CDS encoding AAA family ATPase, whose protein sequence is MKPKKLKMTAFGPYKHSETIDFSELLQHRLFVVSGTTGAGKTTIFDAICFALYGSASGEDRNDVKMLRSDFAEDDTHTSVELEFELRGRIYRILRQLGHVKQGNKGATGERYEFNEIVDSNEVPCVDRQIVSEINKKVEELLGLSRDQFSQIVMLPQGEFRKLLTSQTENKEEILRKIFKTEPYKKISERFKEKKSLTEEVHKQELQVRERHIHSISSILPKREGSLLTMIMSQEHYNTNQILSGLEEEITYYENKMTLDYNQYESSYQKHDIKQGEFYNAKATNARFTELEEKELKLNSLIKQLPLIEEKEEKFEKSKRASQIQVYENQLSELLKEEAIKKEKYEKAMTNEKSAFENLQKTKLRYETEKAKKSEREQINTTLSTLKGYLSDVKELTDRKAKINTFKKTVEQINEKLVKQNKHIEKIKAEKVAIVKEISKMEQLVNRLPDLQQLRIEMREKYKVLNDLIQLKIKADSVTKSLVISEKNFNNSMQFYQKLERNWLSQQAGIIASHLHDGNACPVCGSTRHPNKAEVSDSSLSKEKLEAAKTETSRLESIFRTDKAEQTALQTQINQKEEEVLSFNIPLEDSNETAQQLLIDGKKIKNEIESLQELRNQLNTLKNKQNDIDQEIELLLRHKESLEEEFHSQKSILESSKAVLNEKLKTIPEDVQILSILENKILAAEDEKRRLESAWEDAQNHYHTAVEAHTTSRMDVTHSSQLIDEVTIKKNAAESQFVKVLEDGQFESKEDYIRSKLTDTQLNTLQEEINSFKQSLNITKQQVTDLQIELKDKNRYNLGQLEHELNELKTAYESSFKEYNLSKELKDDAKTLYNSILKSNQELTKYEQDLSIITDLYDAIRGQNTRKISFERYLQIEYLEQIIFAANERLKEMSNGQFYLIRSDRQESRGRQSGLGLDVYDSYTGITRDVKTLSGGEKFNASLCLALGMADVIQSFQGGISIDTMFIDEGFGSLDEESLLKAIDTLIELQQSGRMIGVISHVQELKSAIPAILEVSKTKEGYSQTKFKIK, encoded by the coding sequence ATGAAACCAAAAAAGCTAAAAATGACAGCTTTTGGTCCTTATAAACATAGTGAAACTATTGATTTTTCCGAATTATTGCAACATCGGTTATTCGTTGTTTCTGGGACAACAGGTGCAGGAAAAACAACAATTTTTGATGCTATTTGCTTCGCGTTATATGGATCTGCTAGTGGTGAAGATCGTAATGATGTCAAAATGTTGAGAAGTGATTTTGCAGAAGATGATACACATACTTCAGTTGAACTCGAGTTTGAACTTCGTGGAAGAATATATCGAATACTCCGCCAGCTGGGACATGTTAAACAAGGAAATAAAGGAGCTACAGGAGAAAGGTATGAATTCAATGAAATAGTTGATTCTAACGAGGTTCCGTGTGTTGATAGGCAAATTGTTTCTGAAATTAATAAAAAAGTTGAAGAATTATTAGGTTTAAGTAGGGATCAATTTAGTCAAATTGTGATGCTTCCACAAGGTGAATTCAGGAAACTCTTAACTTCTCAGACGGAAAATAAAGAAGAAATTCTTAGGAAAATTTTCAAAACGGAGCCCTATAAAAAAATAAGTGAGCGTTTTAAGGAGAAGAAGAGTCTAACAGAAGAAGTTCATAAACAAGAGCTTCAAGTGAGGGAACGTCATATTCATAGTATTTCTTCAATTCTACCAAAACGAGAAGGTTCACTATTAACAATGATCATGTCACAAGAGCATTATAATACAAATCAAATACTTAGTGGTCTAGAAGAAGAGATTACGTATTATGAAAACAAAATGACATTGGACTATAACCAATATGAAAGCTCGTATCAAAAACATGATATAAAACAAGGAGAATTTTATAACGCAAAAGCTACAAACGCTCGCTTTACCGAGCTTGAAGAAAAGGAGTTAAAGTTAAACAGTTTAATTAAACAATTACCGCTGATTGAAGAAAAAGAAGAAAAGTTTGAAAAATCAAAGCGGGCAAGTCAAATACAAGTATATGAAAATCAGCTTAGTGAGCTTCTTAAGGAAGAAGCAATAAAAAAAGAGAAATACGAAAAGGCAATGACGAATGAAAAATCAGCTTTCGAGAACTTACAAAAAACTAAACTCCGTTACGAAACTGAAAAAGCGAAAAAAAGTGAAAGAGAACAAATAAATACAACCCTTAGCACGTTAAAAGGTTATTTATCAGATGTTAAAGAGCTTACAGATCGAAAAGCAAAAATTAATACTTTTAAAAAAACAGTTGAACAAATAAATGAAAAGCTAGTAAAACAAAACAAACATATTGAAAAGATAAAAGCAGAAAAAGTAGCCATTGTTAAAGAAATCAGTAAGATGGAACAATTAGTAAATCGACTACCAGACCTTCAACAGCTTAGGATTGAAATGAGAGAAAAATATAAGGTTCTAAATGATTTAATTCAATTGAAAATAAAAGCTGACTCTGTAACAAAAAGCTTAGTGATTTCTGAGAAAAATTTTAATAATAGTATGCAATTCTATCAAAAACTAGAGCGAAATTGGTTAAGTCAACAAGCAGGAATAATAGCATCTCACTTACACGATGGTAATGCTTGTCCTGTATGCGGTAGTACTCGTCATCCTAATAAGGCAGAAGTTTCAGATAGTTCTCTATCAAAAGAAAAACTAGAAGCCGCTAAAACAGAGACTAGTAGATTAGAATCAATTTTTCGAACAGATAAAGCAGAGCAAACTGCCCTTCAAACTCAGATAAACCAAAAGGAAGAAGAAGTGCTTTCTTTCAATATTCCTTTAGAGGATTCCAATGAAACTGCTCAACAGCTGTTGATAGATGGAAAGAAGATAAAAAATGAAATAGAGAGTTTACAGGAATTACGTAATCAATTAAATACATTAAAAAATAAGCAAAATGATATCGATCAAGAGATCGAACTTCTTCTTCGCCATAAAGAGTCTCTAGAAGAAGAATTTCATTCTCAAAAATCAATCTTAGAATCAAGTAAAGCCGTTTTAAATGAAAAGCTTAAGACAATCCCAGAGGACGTTCAAATATTATCAATACTTGAGAATAAAATTTTAGCAGCAGAAGATGAAAAGAGAAGATTAGAATCAGCGTGGGAAGATGCCCAAAATCACTATCACACAGCTGTTGAAGCACACACAACTTCGAGAATGGATGTCACACATTCATCTCAACTGATAGATGAAGTAACTATAAAAAAGAATGCTGCGGAAAGTCAGTTTGTAAAGGTTCTTGAAGATGGACAGTTTGAGTCAAAAGAAGACTATATCCGCTCTAAACTAACTGATACACAATTGAATACACTACAAGAAGAAATAAATAGCTTTAAACAAAGCTTAAACATCACTAAACAACAAGTAACAGATTTACAAATTGAATTAAAGGACAAAAACAGATATAACTTAGGACAATTAGAACACGAACTAAATGAATTGAAAACAGCTTATGAATCATCCTTTAAGGAGTATAATTTATCGAAGGAATTAAAAGATGATGCAAAAACCCTTTATAATAGTATATTAAAAAGCAACCAGGAGTTAACCAAGTATGAACAGGATCTATCAATTATAACTGATCTATATGATGCAATAAGAGGGCAAAATACTCGTAAAATATCCTTTGAAAGATATTTGCAAATAGAATATTTAGAACAAATCATTTTTGCAGCGAATGAACGATTGAAGGAAATGTCTAACGGCCAGTTTTATTTAATAAGAAGTGACCGACAAGAAAGTCGTGGAAGACAAAGTGGATTGGGATTAGATGTTTATGATTCTTACACAGGGATTACCCGAGATGTAAAAACACTTTCTGGAGGAGAAAAATTTAATGCTTCATTATGTCTTGCGCTAGGTATGGCAGATGTTATTCAAAGCTTTCAAGGTGGAATCTCAATCGATACAATGTTTATTGATGAAGGTTTTGGTTCACTTGATGAGGAGTCATTACTTAAAGCAATTGATACTTTAATAGAGCTCCAACAATCTGGTCGTATGATCGGTGTGATATCTCATGTGCAAGAATTAAAGTCGGCTATTCCTGCGATTCTAGAAGTATCAAAAACAAAGGAAGGCTATAGTCAAACAAAATTTAAGATTAAATAA
- the dacB gene encoding D-alanyl-D-alanine carboxypeptidase/D-alanyl-D-alanine endopeptidase — translation MKKQWICYTILFVLIVMTVIPVNQHRRDLVTFANGQDQLSKSLNGIIYNQPSLKGSLIGISVREANTGKVVYNHIGDTRLRPASNLKLFTAAAALSALGENHQFKTEIYHDGKIINDTLHGNIYLKGGGDPTLNVEDLDKMADKLLKIGIKKINGDLIGDDTHFDSVRYSHDLPWSDETKYYGSQISALTISPDQDYDAGTVILEIEPGNRETKKAKININPKTDYVTIINNTSTVSNKEHKNIEIFRVHGSNNIVVEGTIPLNQKKYKEWVSVWEPTGLVINLFQKSLSNYNINLRGDIKTGIVPSQAKLLTIHHSMPLSKLLIPFMKLSNNTHGEILVKEMGKKIEGTGEWKKGLKVLNNELTNMKINTDQFVLRDGSGISHVNLITANELTKLLFQVQSMKWFQSYLESLPVSGFNDRLVGGTLRYRLGSPALIGKVRAKTGTITTVSSLSGYVETKNGETLIFSVILNNVLDENSAKDIEDQIVTAIYENN, via the coding sequence ATGAAAAAGCAATGGATATGTTATACAATCTTGTTTGTTTTAATTGTTATGACTGTTATACCTGTTAATCAACATAGGAGAGATCTAGTTACTTTTGCAAATGGACAGGATCAGCTGTCAAAAAGTTTAAATGGAATCATTTATAATCAGCCTTCATTAAAGGGTTCTTTAATAGGAATAAGTGTGCGTGAAGCTAATACTGGTAAGGTAGTATATAATCATATTGGTGATACAAGGCTAAGACCAGCTTCAAATCTTAAACTTTTTACTGCAGCTGCAGCCCTTTCTGCTCTAGGAGAAAACCATCAATTCAAAACGGAAATATATCATGATGGGAAAATTATCAATGATACATTGCACGGAAATATATATTTAAAAGGTGGAGGGGACCCTACCTTGAACGTGGAAGACTTAGATAAAATGGCGGATAAGCTACTCAAAATAGGGATAAAAAAAATAAATGGTGATTTAATTGGAGATGATACACATTTTGATTCGGTACGTTACTCACACGACCTTCCATGGAGTGATGAAACTAAATACTATGGTTCACAAATTTCGGCTCTTACGATATCACCTGATCAAGATTATGATGCAGGTACAGTCATTCTCGAGATAGAACCAGGTAATCGAGAGACAAAAAAGGCTAAAATAAATATAAATCCTAAAACAGATTATGTTACCATTATTAATAACACCTCAACTGTTTCTAATAAAGAGCATAAAAATATAGAAATTTTTCGAGTACATGGTTCAAACAATATTGTTGTGGAAGGAACCATCCCTTTAAATCAAAAAAAATATAAAGAATGGGTATCAGTATGGGAACCAACTGGATTGGTTATAAATTTGTTTCAAAAGTCCCTATCGAATTACAATATAAACCTTAGAGGTGATATTAAAACTGGTATCGTACCCTCTCAAGCAAAACTGCTAACTATTCATCATTCAATGCCTTTGTCAAAACTATTAATTCCTTTTATGAAGTTAAGTAATAATACACATGGAGAAATTCTCGTTAAAGAAATGGGAAAGAAGATAGAAGGAACTGGAGAATGGAAAAAAGGTTTAAAAGTACTAAACAATGAATTAACAAATATGAAGATTAATACAGATCAATTTGTACTTAGAGATGGTTCTGGAATATCACATGTGAATTTAATTACAGCAAATGAATTAACGAAATTACTTTTTCAAGTACAGTCAATGAAATGGTTCCAATCTTATCTAGAATCACTTCCAGTATCGGGGTTTAATGATCGTTTAGTTGGTGGAACATTAAGATATCGCTTGGGCTCACCTGCTTTAATAGGAAAAGTGCGCGCTAAAACCGGGACTATAACCACTGTTAGTTCATTATCAGGTTACGTAGAAACGAAAAATGGAGAAACTCTTATTTTTTCTGTAATTTTAAATAATGTCCTAGATGAAAATTCAGCAAAAGACATCGAAGACCAGATAGTTACAGCTATTTATGAAAACAATTGA